ACCCCATTTAATGATGTCTTAGCAGCTTCGTACTTGGCTCTGATTCAATGATACTCGACACCTCTCCGTGGTCCGTCATGGCAAAATTtatcaagaaaaatatttcagGTGTACATTATTTCAAAaggaaatattaaattaaaaaaaaaaacattttattgagTCTTTCTAGTGAATGATATTAGCGACTTTTGAAGTTGAAACTTGGAAATCAGCACAGCATTCAGCAATTGTATGCAACTTATGACGCCTCCATTTCGATATGATGGATTAGTGGCAAGTGATTACGGTTGTTTGATTTGAATAGGCAGGTGTATGCGCAGGTCAAGAAGAGTTGCTCTCAACTCATAAGCAATCTATCATACACACTCACCTGTTTCGTTGGAAACGAAACAATTGTTTATACCTACGTCTTCTGCATAAAACCCATGTTCTCACGTACGCATTTGATTGTTTTCACGACTAACCAGAAAatccagaagaaaaaaaacattttaagaaaGCACAACATTTAGAACAACTTCATGACCCttttgcaaattttaaaataaaaaagaagtccCCAAACTtgcaaagcaaaaagaaaactgAGTAAGGTAATTGTAAGACATTAGATCTAAACGTGTCACCTACATTACATGCTGTTAGTTTTGCACGTTTAAAGAATTCAAGATttgatacatacatacatactatgtatatcacaaaaaaataagtaaacaaaAGACAGTCTCaagtattatgtaattttaatgcTAATCTTAAATCGAAGATTGTTCCTAGATTTCACTAGGCCTAGTTCCACTACTTCCATTTTTCCATGTGCGGCCGCCCTTGACTTCTTCGATCTACCTCCATCTTCAAAATCATGGTTTCCATGGTgctggaggtggtggtggtgtgggAAACATTGGGGGAACAGCAGAGAAGAGGGTGTTTTTGTCAATTCCTGTGGTTTTATCACCGGACAATGCCACAAGTGCAGCCACTAAACCTGCATTTCCTGCTAGAGTTGGCTCAGTGTAGTTGTAGTTGGTTCGGACATCATGGAAATGATCGTGCTTGTCAGGACCAGCAACCATAGCACCAACAATTGTATGTGGGTTTGGCTTGGATGAGTCCCTCCATTTCCATCCTCCTTTACAGTTGTACTTAACCTTGTTCTTTGGTATAGACGCACCTCTATGGTGAACATGTTTTGGATAATGATTACCAAAACCTACAACATAGCTCATTTTCCGAGGGTTCTTCCCAAGGATGTAATCAATCTACAAAATCACCAAGACAGAGAAAGATTATTAGCCCAGACACTTGTATtacatcatcattattattatggaGCAGAAAACTAGCACCCACCTGGGTCTTTGCAAAGTCTCGAAGAACATCAGTTGAGAAGAAATTGGGTCCACAATACCATCCAGGTGTATCAGCAGCATCGAGATAATCACTGTAAAGGGCAGCCAAAAAGGCGGCATTGACAACATATTGGAGAGGCTGAGGCCTACCATGGTTTAATTGAATCAAGCCACCTGGTGCAGAATACAACGTTATTCCTATTAGAACTAACTAACAAGAATCGGAAAATGTgatgtgcagaagaaaaagggattttttttaaaaataaaaataaaaattgtttaccCCTTGTTCTATTAAAGCTGGTGAACATTGGGAGGTAGGAGCACATGACTATGCCTGTCTGATTGTGAAATGTGGTTAGAATATCTTCATAGGGAAAACCAGGACTCAGGAACAACCTCAAACGACTGAGAAGAACCTAAATAGAAGACAAGACAAGACATGAAATGACTTGaagtttaaaaattgaattgagAATTGAAGGTGCGTACCTGAGCACCAGTAAGCTTGTTATCCCAGCTGAGGACACCGTAGTCAGGGCCTCCCCAGAAGGCGCCAGCGTGTTTGGCGAGGCGAGGAGTGGTAGCGAGCTTGAGGTAAGAGGAATTCCCAGTGGCAAAGTACATCCATGCCCCTCCCCAAACGAACTCATCCCAATAGCTGGTGGAATTGTAGAATACAGAAGCCTCCTTCCCATTTGGACTGTACCTCCCTCTCTGATCCCTAGAGAACTTAAAAAGCGTAGTCGCCCCGTGAACCAGCTTCTGCGAATACGCCCTGTTGTCCTTGAAAACAATGGAGGCCGCCGCCAACGCCGCCGCCATCTCGGCGGCCAAATCGGAGCATGTGGTGCAGGTCTGGGTGGGGCGGTCGTAGTCGATGTCCTCGGGACGCATCCAGCAGTAGTGGTCGTTGGGAGTGGCGCTCCCTTGGGAGGTGTCCCCGGATCCAACCTGCATGCCCAGCTGGGTGATGGTGTCGGCGGTGCTGTTGAAGTTCTTGAGAAGGTAATCGGTCCCCCATTTTATGATGTCCTTAACGTGACCCAATTCACCCGCAGCCTGGTACTTGCCGCTGTACTCGATCACGCTCCAGCTCAGCATGGTCAAGGAGAAGGACATGGGGAAGTTGAATTTTATGGCGTCGCCGGCGTCGTAGTAACCGCCCAccagatccttaatgacgggaggCACGCCGTCATCCTTGCCGTCATGCAGACAGGAGTTGCCTCTCCAGGAAACATTGTTGTGGCGAGGGAGCTTTCCGGATTTCTGGGCGTTGAAGAAGAGGAGGGCCTTGTGGAGGGCGATGGTGTAGTTGTCGGGAGGGGGGGGCTTGTGGTGGTGGCGGGGGACGGTTTTGACGATGAGAGTGATGAAGGCGGAGAGGAAGGCGAAGACGGCGAGGGTGCCGAGGGTCCAGATGAAGAGCTTGCGGCTGACGATGATGCAGCCAAGGTCTACGTAggttttcttgttctttttctGTTCTCCGGCGCCCAAGAGCCAGCTCTGTTGGGTCTCGTCTAAAGCGCCTCGGTCCAGCTCCTGGAGATTCCGGCTGCGCTCGTCGTCCGTGGCGGAGTCGGTGGCGTGAATCTCCAGCGGGCCTCCCCACGGATCCCTACCGTACATACTCATTTTCCCACACTCAAAGGATTCTTCCAATCCTGCTTTTTAACAAACTCATCTTGCCATTTGCCTACACCCACCCCTCTCCCTCATCCAACGCCCAATTATACATTTCCCTTTctatctttcactttttttcctttatcgtaaaaagtttttttttttttatatataaaaattcaacttaaataatatttgcatttacTTAAATAGGACATAATTTGAAACAATATATACACTAAGCAGTAATATTAGttcaaagttaaaatttattcgTAACAGTTAaaatagttgaaaaattaaaattacataaaagataaaaataataaatttttattttagaaaagattaaaaaaatataataataaatatttaaggataaaataataaatcattggTCGTATGTTAAATTGCATTGCCCTAATTCATCGTATGACAACTTACTTTCCTCATTGTTGTCCAAGCAGAGTGAGTTCCCTATTCTAGCAAGATTGCATGAGACATATAATGAGATCCCTGCATTCCAGGAGGCTCTGCCAGAGAACCAGCCTGATGCAGTACACTTGTTGAACCAGTAATTTGGAACAGGTAAGCTATCTCTAAAGCACTTTGGAATATAATTAAGCTCCATCTATTATTTGcctcctttttaaaaaaaaaacttttcaaatgtgtttattttataatataccaATTTTAagtggctttttttttttaaatctgggGCACAGTTCTTAATTTTCAACTCTATTATTGATTCCATCCCAGAAATGTCAGCTGATATTAAGTTGGAGAAATTGCAGCAGGAGCTCTACTGACTCAGCATCCGGATGAATTTGTTGTTAAAGTATAAAAAGATAATACTCAATATAGCAATAAGGTTGCCACATGCATTGTTTATTGCACACATAATGtacaattgaataaatattggtTTGGGGTGTATTTCTGTAAAGCCTTATGTTTATTTTCCATTTGATATTCTTCCCGGAATCCCAGTCAATCTAGCTTGATGGATGGCTCTTAATGGTCATGTTTTAGGTTGAATTGGTGTTTCAAAAAGTTACattgaactaattttaaaaCTCACCTTGCGAGCTCTTGAGATCATGTTCACCATTTTCTCCAACCTCAGACCCTACTCAAAAAAGAATTCCTAGGGTGAAAGTCGCTTTACCACGCATTAGATTGAAATA
This region of Glycine max cultivar Williams 82 chromosome 7, Glycine_max_v4.0, whole genome shotgun sequence genomic DNA includes:
- the LOC100804055 gene encoding endoglucanase 25 isoform X2, which translates into the protein MSMYGRDPWGGPLEIHATDSATDDERSRNLQELDRGALDETQQSWLLGAGEQKKNKKTYVDLGCIIVSRKLFIWTLGTLAVFAFLSAFITLIVKTVPRHHHKPPPPDNYTIALHKALLFFNAQKSGKLPRHNNVSWRGNSCLHDGKDDGVPPVIKDLVGGYYDAGDAIKFNFPMSFSLTMLSWSVIEYSGKYQAAGELGHVKDIIKWGTDYLLKNFNSTADTITQLGMQVGSGDTSQGSATPNDHYCWMRPEDIDYDRPTQTCTTCSDLAAEMAAALAAASIVFKDNRAYSQKLVHGATTLFKFSRDQRGRYSPNGKEASVFYNSTSYWDEFVWGGAWMYFATGNSSYLKLATTPRLAKHAGAFWGGPDYGVLSWDNKLTGAQTGIVMCSYLPMFTSFNRTRGGLIQLNHGRPQPLQYVVNAAFLAALYSDYLDAADTPGWYCGPNFFSTDVLRDFAKTQIDYILGKNPRKMSYVVGFGNHYPKHVHHRGASIPKNKVKYNCKGGWKWRDSSKPNPHTIVGAMVAGPDKHDHFHDVRTNYNYTEPTLAGNAGLVAALVALSGDKTTGIDKNTLFSAVPPMFPTPPPPPAPWKP
- the LOC100804055 gene encoding endoglucanase 25 isoform X1 is translated as MSMYGRDPWGGPLEIHATDSATDDERSRNLQELDRGALDETQQSWLLGAGEQKKNKKTYVDLGCIIVSRKLFIWTLGTLAVFAFLSAFITLIVKTVPRHHHKPPPPDNYTIALHKALLFFNAQKSGKLPRHNNVSWRGNSCLHDGKDDGVPPVIKDLVGGYYDAGDAIKFNFPMSFSLTMLSWSVIEYSGKYQAAGELGHVKDIIKWGTDYLLKNFNSTADTITQLGMQVGSGDTSQGSATPNDHYCWMRPEDIDYDRPTQTCTTCSDLAAEMAAALAAASIVFKDNRAYSQKLVHGATTLFKFSRDQRGRYSPNGKEASVFYNSTSYWDEFVWGGAWMYFATGNSSYLKLATTPRLAKHAGAFWGGPDYGVLSWDNKLTGAQVLLSRLRLFLSPGFPYEDILTTFHNQTGIVMCSYLPMFTSFNRTRGGLIQLNHGRPQPLQYVVNAAFLAALYSDYLDAADTPGWYCGPNFFSTDVLRDFAKTQIDYILGKNPRKMSYVVGFGNHYPKHVHHRGASIPKNKVKYNCKGGWKWRDSSKPNPHTIVGAMVAGPDKHDHFHDVRTNYNYTEPTLAGNAGLVAALVALSGDKTTGIDKNTLFSAVPPMFPTPPPPPAPWKP